Proteins encoded within one genomic window of Platichthys flesus chromosome 13, fPlaFle2.1, whole genome shotgun sequence:
- the LOC133966885 gene encoding glycerol kinase-like isoform X1, whose amino-acid sequence MDPLVAAIDQGTSSTRFLVFNAKTAEVISHHQVEIKQRFPKEGWVEEDPKEIIQSVYECLERTCEKLNQLNVDLSNIKAVGVTNQRETTLVWDRETGEPLYNAIVWLDLRTQSTVERLINKTPGQNKNHLKHKTGLPISTYFSAVKLRWLLDNVEEVQQAVASGRALFGTVDSWIIWCLTGGSNGGVHCTDVSNASRTMLFNINSLDWDPELCRYFDVPMQILPEVRSSSEIYGWMKSTSLAGVPISGCLGDQSAALVGQMCFKEGQAKNTYGTGCFLLRNTGTKPVMSEHGLLTTVAYKLGKDEPACYALEGSVAIAGAVVRWLKDNMGIVQSASEIEKLAAAVGTSHGCYFVPAFSGLYAPYWEPSARGIICGLTQFTNRSHLAFAALEAVCFQTREILDAMNLDSGVPLTQLQVDGGMTSNRLLMQLQADILCVPVLRPAMAETSALGAAMAAGAAEGVDVWSLSPEDLPDVISEKYEPQINSEESEFRFARWKKAVQKAMNWETTEPCCNSNGFGKKINGAPWVVPPTPPPTRVDP is encoded by the exons gtgTTCAATGCAAAAACAGCCGAAGTGATCAGTCACCATCAGGTAGAGATTAAGCAGAGGTTCCCCAAGGAGGG CTGGGTGGAGGAGGACCCCAAGGAGATCATACAGTCCGTGTACGAGTGCCTGGAGAGAACCTGTGAGAAACTCAACCAGCTCAACGTTGACCTCTCCAACATAAAAG CGGTGGGAGtgaccaatcagagagagaCGACCCTGGTATGGGACAGGGAGACGGGAGAGCCACTCTACAATGCCATTG tttggttGGACCTGCGCACACAGTCCACAGTGGAGCGGCTCATCAACAAAACTCCGGGTCAGAACAAGAACCACCTGAAG CACAAGACCGGTCTTCCCATCAGCACCTACTTCAGCGCGGTCAAGCTGCGCTGGCTTCTGGACAACGTGGAGGAGGTCCAACAGGCGGTGGCGAGCGGGAGGGCCTTGTTCGGCACGGTGGACTCCTGGATCATCTGG TGCCTGACGGGGGGCAGCAACGGGGGGGTCCACTGTACAGATGTGTCCAACGCCAGTCGCACCATGCTCTTCAACATCAACAGCCTGGACTGGGATCCTGAGCTGTGCAG gTACTTTGACGTCCCCATGCAGATCCTCCCCGAAGTCAGGAGCTCCTCTGAAATCTACGGCTGGATG AAATCCACTTCTCTAGCAGGCGTTCCGATCTCTGGG tgtctcggggaccaatcagctgctctCGTTGGTCAGATGTGTTTCAAAGAAGGACAGGCCAAAAACAC GTACGGGACCGGCTGCTTCCTGCTCAGAAACACAGGGACCAAG CCTGTGATGTCCGAGCACGGCCTGCTGACCACTGTGGCCTACAAACTGGGAAAGGACGAGCCCGCCTGCTATGCACTGGAG GGCTCCGTGGCCATCGCAGGGGCGGTGGTGCGCTGGCTGAAGGACAACATGGGCATTGTGCAATCCGCCTCGGAGATCG AGAAACTAGCAGCTGCAGTGGGGACGTCACACGGCTGCTACTTCGTCCCGGCCTTCTCCGGGCTGTACGCCCCCTACTGGGAGCCCAGTGCCAGAGG caTCATCTGTGGTCTGACTCAGTTCACCAACAGGAGCCACTTGGCGTTTGCTGCTCTGGAAGCCGTCTGTTTTCAGACCCGAGAG atcctgGATGCGATGAACCTGGACAGCGGAGTCCCTCTGACTCAGCTGCAGGTGGACGGAGGCATGACCTCCAACAGATTACTGATGCAGCTACAGGCCGACATCCTCTGCGTGCCCGTAT TACGACCGGCCATGGCAGAGACCTCAGCTCTGGGTGCAGCCATGGCAGCAGGGGCAGCAGAAGGGGTGGACGTGTGGAGCCTGAGCCCCGAGGACCTCCCAGACGTTATTTCCGAGAAATATGAACCTCAGATCAACTCTGAAg AGAGCGAGTTCCGCTTCGCCCGCTGGAAGAAGGCCGTCCAGAAAGCCATGAACTGGGAGACCACAGAGCCGTGCTGCAACTCTAATG GTTTTGGAAAGAAGATAAACGGCGCCCCCTGGGTAGTGCCgcccactcccccccccaccagagTGGACCCCTAA
- the LOC133966885 gene encoding glycerol kinase-like isoform X2, producing MDPLVAAIDQGTSSTRFLVFNAKTAEVISHHQVEIKQRFPKEGWVEEDPKEIIQSVYECLERTCEKLNQLNVDLSNIKAVGVTNQRETTLVWDRETGEPLYNAIVWLDLRTQSTVERLINKTPGQNKNHLKHKTGLPISTYFSAVKLRWLLDNVEEVQQAVASGRALFGTVDSWIIWCLTGGSNGGVHCTDVSNASRTMLFNINSLDWDPELCRYFDVPMQILPEVRSSSEIYGWMKSTSLAGVPISGCLGDQSAALVGQMCFKEGQAKNTYGTGCFLLRNTGTKPVMSEHGLLTTVAYKLGKDEPACYALEGSVAIAGAVVRWLKDNMGIVQSASEIEKLAAAVGTSHGCYFVPAFSGLYAPYWEPSARGIICGLTQFTNRSHLAFAALEAVCFQTREILDAMNLDSGVPLTQLQVDGGMTSNRLLMQLQADILCVPVLRPAMAETSALGAAMAAGAAEGVDVWSLSPEDLPDVISEKYEPQINSEESEFRFARWKKAVQKAMNWETTEPCCNSNDHQQ from the exons gtgTTCAATGCAAAAACAGCCGAAGTGATCAGTCACCATCAGGTAGAGATTAAGCAGAGGTTCCCCAAGGAGGG CTGGGTGGAGGAGGACCCCAAGGAGATCATACAGTCCGTGTACGAGTGCCTGGAGAGAACCTGTGAGAAACTCAACCAGCTCAACGTTGACCTCTCCAACATAAAAG CGGTGGGAGtgaccaatcagagagagaCGACCCTGGTATGGGACAGGGAGACGGGAGAGCCACTCTACAATGCCATTG tttggttGGACCTGCGCACACAGTCCACAGTGGAGCGGCTCATCAACAAAACTCCGGGTCAGAACAAGAACCACCTGAAG CACAAGACCGGTCTTCCCATCAGCACCTACTTCAGCGCGGTCAAGCTGCGCTGGCTTCTGGACAACGTGGAGGAGGTCCAACAGGCGGTGGCGAGCGGGAGGGCCTTGTTCGGCACGGTGGACTCCTGGATCATCTGG TGCCTGACGGGGGGCAGCAACGGGGGGGTCCACTGTACAGATGTGTCCAACGCCAGTCGCACCATGCTCTTCAACATCAACAGCCTGGACTGGGATCCTGAGCTGTGCAG gTACTTTGACGTCCCCATGCAGATCCTCCCCGAAGTCAGGAGCTCCTCTGAAATCTACGGCTGGATG AAATCCACTTCTCTAGCAGGCGTTCCGATCTCTGGG tgtctcggggaccaatcagctgctctCGTTGGTCAGATGTGTTTCAAAGAAGGACAGGCCAAAAACAC GTACGGGACCGGCTGCTTCCTGCTCAGAAACACAGGGACCAAG CCTGTGATGTCCGAGCACGGCCTGCTGACCACTGTGGCCTACAAACTGGGAAAGGACGAGCCCGCCTGCTATGCACTGGAG GGCTCCGTGGCCATCGCAGGGGCGGTGGTGCGCTGGCTGAAGGACAACATGGGCATTGTGCAATCCGCCTCGGAGATCG AGAAACTAGCAGCTGCAGTGGGGACGTCACACGGCTGCTACTTCGTCCCGGCCTTCTCCGGGCTGTACGCCCCCTACTGGGAGCCCAGTGCCAGAGG caTCATCTGTGGTCTGACTCAGTTCACCAACAGGAGCCACTTGGCGTTTGCTGCTCTGGAAGCCGTCTGTTTTCAGACCCGAGAG atcctgGATGCGATGAACCTGGACAGCGGAGTCCCTCTGACTCAGCTGCAGGTGGACGGAGGCATGACCTCCAACAGATTACTGATGCAGCTACAGGCCGACATCCTCTGCGTGCCCGTAT TACGACCGGCCATGGCAGAGACCTCAGCTCTGGGTGCAGCCATGGCAGCAGGGGCAGCAGAAGGGGTGGACGTGTGGAGCCTGAGCCCCGAGGACCTCCCAGACGTTATTTCCGAGAAATATGAACCTCAGATCAACTCTGAAg AGAGCGAGTTCCGCTTCGCCCGCTGGAAGAAGGCCGTCCAGAAAGCCATGAACTGGGAGACCACAGAGCCGTGCTGCAACTCTAATG ATCATCAGCAGTAA
- the ddx18 gene encoding ATP-dependent RNA helicase DDX18 has product MADLQMKLLRKKIEKRNVKNKERKLLRKQTEDDEAVNSNGLLDACSEEPTTSCVTDEVSKEEKDGPVDDTPTETAPTQKKKTKKKRKLADTHESPAEKKTKATEDEEEEEEEAAGVIDEDGEPATDEVEEEEEEKKDDGSLEGDDGEEDQPQLPAGLTGAFEDTSFASLAGLVSDNTLRGVKEMSFEHMTEIQHKSIRPLLEGRDVLAAAKTGSGKTLAFLIPSIELIYKLKFMPRNGTGVVVLSPTRELAMQTYGVLKELMTFHVHTYGLVMGGSNRSAEAQRLVNGVNLLVATPGRLLDHLQNTPGFMYKNLQCLIIDEADRILEVGFEEELKQIIKLLPKKRQTMLFSATQTRKVEDLARISLKKEPLWVGVDENKDNATVDGLEQGYVVCPSEKRFLLLFTFLKKNRKKKLMVFFSSCMSVKFHYELLNYIDLPVLAIHGKQKQTKRTTTFFQFCNADSGILLCTDVAARGLDIPEVDWIVQYDPPDDPTEYIHRVGRTARGINGSGHALLILRPEELGFLRFLKQAKVPLSEFEFSWTKISDIQSQLEKLIEKNYYLHKSAQEAYKSYVRAYDSHSLKQIYSVNTLNLPMVSASFGFKVPPYVDLNSSSSRGVKIQKRGGGGGFGYSKSWAGQKARVFKHVNKGKGDKRQFSR; this is encoded by the exons ATGGCGGACCTGCAGATGAAGCTGCTGCGCAAGAAGATTGAGAAGAGAAACGTGAAGAACAAGGAGCGGAAGCTGCtgaggaaacagacagaagacGACGAGGCCG TAAATTCCAACGGGCTGCTAGACGCATGTTCTGAAGAACCAACAACCTCCTGTGTGACGGACGAGGTGTCCaaggaggagaaagatggaCCAGTGGACGACACCCCCACAGAGACAGCACCTactcagaagaagaagactaaGAAGAAACGGAAGCTCGCTGACACTCATGAATCACCAG CTGAGAAGAAGACCAAAGCaacagaggatgaggaagaggaggaggaggaagcagcaggtgtAATAGATGAGGATGGAGAACCAGCTACTgatgaggtagaggaggaggaggaggagaagaaggatgaCGGTAGTCTTGAGGGCGATGACGGAGAGGAAGATCAACCACAATTACCAGCTGGTCTAACAG GGGCGTTTGAGGACACATCGTTTGCGTCTCTTGCTGGGCTGGTGAGCGACAACACCCTGAGAGGAGTAAAGGAGATGAGCTTTGAACACATGACTGAGATTCAGCATAAAAGCATCCGCCCCCTGCTGGAAGGAAG GGACGTGCTCGCTGCAGCGAAGACGGGCAGTGGTAAGACGTTGGCCTTCCTGATCCCATCGATAGAGCTCATCTACAAACTCAAGTTCATGCCCAGGAATG GCACCGGAGTGGTGGTCCTCTCGCCCACACGGGAGTTGGCCATGCAGACCTACGGCGTGCTGAAGGAGCTCATGACGTTTCACGTGCACACCTACGGTCTGGTGATGGGAGGCAGCAACAGATCAGCTGAGGCTCAGAGACTCGTCAATGGTGTGAACCTCCTGGTGGCCACACCCGGTCGCCTGCTGGACCATCTACAG AATACTCCCGGCTTCATGTACAAGAACCTCCAGTGTCTGATCATCGACGAGGCCGACCGCATCCTGGAGGTCGGCTtcgaggaggagctgaagcagaTCATCAAACTGCTGCCGA AGAAGAGGCAGACGATGCTGTTCTCAGCCACTCAGACCCGGAAGGTGGAGGACCTGGCTCGCATCTCGCTGAAGAAGGAGCCCCTGTGGGTCGGGGTGGATGAGAACAAAGACAACGCGACGGTTGATGGTCTGGAGCAG GGCTATGTGGTGTGCCCGTCAGAGAAGAGattcctgctgctcttcacctTCCTGAAGAAGAACCGCAAGAAGAAGCTCAtggtcttcttctcttcttgtaTGTCTGTGAAATTCCACTATGAGCTGCTCAACTACATCGACCTGCCTGTGTTGGCGATTCAT GGGAAGCAGAAGCAGACCAAACGTACCACCACCTTCTTCCAGTTCTGTAACGCAGACTCAGGCATCCTGCTGTGCACAGACGTGGCCGCTCGAGGCCTGGACATCCCCGAGGTGGACTGGATCGTCCAGTATGACCCCCCAGATGACCCCACG GAGTACATCCACAGGGTCGGCAGAACGGCTCGAGGCATCAACGGCAGCGGCCACGCTCTCCTCATCCTCCGGCCAGAGGAGCTCGGCTTCCTCCGCTTCCTCAAACAGGCCAAG GTCCCACTGAGCGAGTTTGAATTTTCCTGGACTAAAATCTCTGATATCCAGTCTCAG CTGGAGAAACTGATCGAGAAGAACTACTACCTCCACAAGTCGGCGCAGGAAGCCTACAAGTCGTATGTGAGGGCGTACGACTCCCACTCGCTCAAACAGATCTACAGCGTCAACACGCTCAACCTGCCGATGGTGTCGGCCTCGTTCGGATTCAAGGTTCCACCATACGTCGACCTGA actccagcagcagcagaggtgtgAAGATACAGAAGCGAGGAGGCGGAGGCGGGTTTGGATATTCAAAGTCATGGGCCGGACAAAAAGCCAGAGTCTTCAAGCACGTCAACAAAGGAAAAGGCGACAAGAGGCAGTTCTCCCGCTGA